In a genomic window of Acropora muricata isolate sample 2 chromosome 2, ASM3666990v1, whole genome shotgun sequence:
- the LOC136909347 gene encoding uncharacterized protein, giving the protein MLVASDICAHLGCDRGTLHYTLHAWINEELQYGGPENDELPQLKYNMLRIALLTDYRGCHVKHSLTTLRQFFHIYGGGVASTLANKCTTGVFVDSVERFHLVAQRNGRLLQMFEDLQKKTKENPQREQLVSSFCLVRKIQMETELAELLDIYDVLKNDSRIAPNNLTVLYAQVALLHRLASLKAQKVQYKCTSGDRVISATVNLANIIRWNSRLCEPTHLASTVHGIAHLELKDLSYFIHFDKEIRSRNPTLFTNADLAMILWAYGKVQFRSRVLYKFVRNEIMARDLSTFHIKEICQFLWAYARTLEKGAKLFAVLREEIMERDLTKLEERSLIIILWSYAEIGLNVKPLFRCIKLEILRRGLRFFTHKQMAQIASSYAQQGIRSPELFQEIATEIIERGKLDFAPVGLVMIVNSFAKTKNYFRDLFKLIETQLLSEELSLYEPEQIVRFLRAFADAKLITRPLFYKLTDAIMVNDFSTLNDLCLEELVSALQGSHFSVPKLVAKTEAELVRRSESRE; this is encoded by the coding sequence ATGCTTGTAGCCAGTGATATATGCGCACATCTTGGGTGCGACAGGGGGACGTTACACTACACCTTACATGCATGGATCAATGAAGAATTGCAATATGGCGGGCCCGAAAATGATGAGTTACCGCAGCTGAAATACAATATGCTGAGAATTGCCCTTCTCACGGATTACAGAGGCTGTCATGTGAAACATTCTCTGACTACACTGCGCCAGTTTTTTCATATCTACGGAGGAGGGGTAGCTTCTACGCTTGCCAACAAATGTACCACCGGTGTTTTTGTAGACAGTGTTGAAAGATTTCATTTGGTGGCTCAAAGAAACGGACGCTTGCTGCAAATGTTTGAGGATCTACAGAAGAAAACGAAGGAAAACCCCCAACGAGAACAACTTGTGAGTTCGTTCTGTCTTGTGCGGAAAATACAGATGGAGACTGAGCTGGCTGAATTGTTAGACATTTACGATGTTCTTAAGAATGATTCAAGGATTGCTCCGAATAATCTCACTGTGTTATATGCTCAGGTTGCCCTACTTCATCGTCTCGCTTCTTTGAAAGCACAGAAAGTACAATACAAATGTACCAGCGGCGACCGTGTCATATCTGCCACAGTAAACCTTGCCAACATAATCAGATGGAACAGCAGACTATGTGAACCAACTCACTTGGCCAGTACTGTGCATGGAATAGCTCATCTTGAACTGAAGGATTTGTCCTATTTCATTCACTTTGATAAGGAAATAAGAAGCCGCAATCCTACCCTATTTACAAACGCTGACCTTGCCATGATATTGTGGGCTTATGGTAAGGTCCAGTTCCGATCTAGAGTACTTTATAAGTTTGTTAGAAATGAAATAATGGCTAGAGATCTCTCAACATTCCATATCAAGGAAATCTGTCAGTTTTTATGGGCCTATGCAAGGACTCTTGAGAAAGGAGCCAAGCTTTTTGCTGTATTGAGAGAGGAAATCATGGAGCGTGACCTGACAAAGCTCGAAGAGAGGTCATTAATCATCATCCTCTGGTCTTATGCAGAAATTGGATTGAATGTGAAACCGCTTTTCAGGTGTATTAAGCTGGAAATTCTGCGACGTGGACTAAGATTTTTCACTCACAAGCAAATGGCACAGATTGCAAGTTCATATGCACAGCAAGGCATTCGGTCACCTGAACTTTTTCAagaaattgcaacagaaatcatAGAGAGGGGAAAGCTTGACTTTGCACCAGTTGGTTTGGTCATGATTGTAAACAGTTTTGCCAAGACAAAGAATTACTTTCGTGATCTTTTCAAACTCATCGAAACTCAGCTTTTGTCTGAGGAGCTTTCCCTGTATGAACCTGAACAGATTGTCAGGTTTCTTAGGGCCTTTGCTGATGCCAAGCTCATAACAAGGCCCCTGTTTTATAAGCTAACCGATGCCATTATGGTCAATGACTTTTCAACCTTGAATGATTTGTGTCTGGAGGAACTAGTATCAGCATTACAGGGGAGTCACTTCAGTGTCCCTAAGCTTGTGGCAAAAACTGAAGCCGAACTGGTGAGGAGGTCAGAGTCTCGAGAATGA